cagaagttcagtaccataaaaatcattgccataagatgtgattacctgggcacatcaaccatctggtgtataaggccaagtaatatcacccctggtcacttgtacactgctgtgctggaaccccctgctgactttatggctttgtgctgcagaaacactgAGTTCTGTGTCCCCTCTACCAAGTGTGAAACgtttaaccctctccctgctggatgaaataccaatgtagttaagtgtaggactactgTACCCAATTACATTATGCTTTGGTTTTCCAGCTGTACAGCTATTAGAGTCCCTCTCTTTatcatttatactacagggcttaggttggtccactgactgaacgctctcctgagagtcccgatgcccctgctcccctttctgatcgctccccaaaactgcactggcaacactcatcactgggaacctgacctcactgtggaccccagtctcctctctcagcactggttctagtgtacacactgtctttggctcatagacacactgcatctccccagtctgagtagaggcatctttgtggctcatgctctgagccttactcatcttgacacctcttgtctgctctaggacctctccttgagtaatggcctccaccagatccacactcatgaccttagagctttgaggtgcagattcagagactccatcttggcagcctctcacacccttcaccatatctgctgactgcagggttatctctgggggcccatttaccaccccctccctcttagcttcctcatactgggacacctctggttctggagcaggcatagccttgctcttgctatcctgtcctccctcccagaccagtccccttgggcttctgcccattttctcatatgattgttgtacatcaggcacatacacagttgtcatttttcccaaatcatttcccaacaatacatccacaggcaattcttgtgacactcccacttgtctgatacctctaccagaaccccagtccataaaaaccttggcgacgggcactcctggatggcatccggttatccccttcacaggcaaagtcttttctggaatgatgtcctcAGGGTTTATAATCTCAGGGCGAACAAGAGAATAACTtgcccctgagtctcttaatccctgggtgactctgtcacccactatcacagtctgcatgtGATGCTGTAATTTCtccatatcaccagaaagcagcatgactactggtactgtagagtagacagttgcccctctctctgggcacgcagacctcagatgacccactttgttacaattaaaacatttgcgcatatccccctgatttatagactccctcagtgtaatgttctcacccactttggagacagaaggttgtgatgttgtcctggcttgtttctccttccagctggtggacctttggggggatgtttccctcttggcttcaggcatccggttggcggtgtaggagtctgcaatctgcgcagcttcatccgcagttttaggctccctgtcacaaacaaactgtcgtacatccacaggacaaatgtgcagaaactgatcttttatcatgagatcctccaggtcctcacggctgttgacagaaagtcctcgggtccactgtagaaaggtagtccgtaagttgcctactgtatcagcgtagctcTCAGTTGTTTCTTGCTTTACACTCCGGAATTTCTTGCgatacacctctggagttaagttgtactttttaatcaaagcagcttttatatcatcatagtcctcatcaagctcaagaggaaggtcagcaaatacttccagggctttgcctcttaaccctgggcttaaatactgtgcccactgctcacggggcagatggtattgtctgcaggtcttctcaaacgaccgcagaaaaatgtccaagtccccatccttgtccagtactggaaaacgttcttgacgaggtcttttggggtctacatcctgggattggggttgcacagaattgatacccctttcaat
The DNA window shown above is from Engystomops pustulosus chromosome 1, aEngPut4.maternal, whole genome shotgun sequence and carries:
- the LOC140066241 gene encoding uncharacterized protein, translating into MATIYKRQSKVALVHLCEQRGINPADKSKELLVCALMEQDAEQGSGTAQGSQEMDINPGRVSPEATHSRSPQVGMDVSLQMALQQLGECDPSLRLQLILQFNQAAAEREKERAAAEREERAAAERQADREFRLEMARIERGINSVQPQSQDVDPKRPRQERFPVLDKDGDLDIFLRSFEKTCRQYHLPREQWAQYLSPGLRGKALEVFADLPLELDEDYDDIKAALIKKYNLTPEVYRKKFRSVKQETTESYADTVGNLRTTFLQWTRGLSVNSREDLEDLMIKDQFLHICPVDVRQFVCDREPKTADEAAQIADSYTANRMPEAKRETSPQRSTSWKEKQARTTSQPSVSKVGENITLRESINQGDMRKCFNCNKVGHLRSACPERGATVYSTVPVVMLLSGDMEKLQHHMQTVIVGDRVTQGLRDSGASYSLVRPEIINPEDIIPEKTLPVKGITGCHPGVPVAKVFMDWGSGRGIRQVGVSQELPVDVLLGNDLGKMTTVYVPDVQQSYEKMGRSPRGLVWEGGQDSKSKAMPAPEPEVSQYEEAKREGVVNGPPEITLQSADMVKGVRGCQDGVSESAPQSSKVMSVDLVEAITQGEVLEQTRGVKMSKAQSMSHKDASTQTGEMQCVYEPKTVCTLEPVLREETGVHSEVRFPVMSVASAVLGSDQKGEQGHRDSQESVQSVDQPKPCSINDKERDSNSCTAGKPKHNVIGYSSPTLNYIGISSSRERVKRFTLGRGDTELSVSAAQSHKVSRGFQHSSVQVTRGDITWPYTPDG